The following are encoded together in the Bos taurus isolate L1 Dominette 01449 registration number 42190680 breed Hereford chromosome 17, ARS-UCD2.0, whole genome shotgun sequence genome:
- the FBRSL1 gene encoding fibrosin-1-like protein isoform X20 has translation MVSPASWARPGQMKVAVSRGGDHNSDGDSFREATSSRRSSSRDQLSDSSAQAVSGRGYSCDSESDGDDKASVGSEKLFAPAADKGHTLGEKSEAKTGAAPKVSGLERSRELSTEPPFLAPVRSPAPVLPSASTAASPLVKKEAPALPRLAPQLPPASSQPRAPLLTHVPLPQGVFPGPGPAAHNGLHSLSRSSSASSGASLGLAKHASLSPHGPGPHLSTSHLALRSQAQHQHHAAAMFAAPPTLPPPPALPANSLVIPGHPADASLLISFSQPIMYCQPHSGILIDHELLRQELNARFLVQSAPLGPGALLRAEFHQHQHTHQHTHQHQHTFAPFPAGPPPPPLLPHAAPPPFDKYTPKLDSPYFRHSHFFPPFPPAVPGLPALLPHPGPFGSLQGAFQPKTSNPLELTGRASVVHTLLQKAPGQVSDPYRTAIRKPGKWCAVHVQIAWQIYHHQQKIKMQLEPHKLDVGTKLDLFSRPPAPGVFAGFHYPQDLARPLFSSSGATHPAANPFGPSAHPGSFLPTGHLTDPFSRSSTFGGLGSLGSNAFGGLGSHALTPGGGSIFAPKEGPTLHGLPSPHEAWNRLHRAPPSFPTPPPWPKPLDAERVSALTNHNRELDKGKEERDRDLLEKTRLLSRASPAAPVGHPGSGLVLRGQGDPGRPGIPAEREAELRIKESRSPAREDGPKPSKMALGEGLRLAGLLGREPGKPQESLAEQPQSDVKVKEERGEDGDVPPQPGPGPAGRERPAFAWEPPRDAYRGPELPRRAPPGPGPAALLEPPERPYRDREPHDYSPERLREARRDELERARAAHLDGATLLPALGALHYPRLAPAALHNSLLARTPPTAAAALGAPPPLVAAGGPPTPPGQPRSRTTPLGARAPGEARDYSPSRNPQEVEAR, from the exons GCCACACGCTGGGCGAGAAGTCCGAGGCCAAGACCGGGGCAGCACCCAAGGTCTCGGGTCTCGAGCGCAGCCGTGAGCTGAGCACCGAGCCACCCTTCCTGGCCCCCGTGCGCAGCCCCGCGCCGGTCCTGCCCTCTGCCAGCACTGCAGCCAGCCCGCTGGTCAAGAAGGAAGCCCCGGCGCTGCCCCGCCTTGCCCCGCAGCTGCCACCCGCGTCCTCGCAGCCCCGGGCCCCGCTCCTGACGCACGTGCCTCTTCCTCAGGGCGTCTTCCCGGGCCCCGGCCCGGCCGCGCACAACGGCCTGCACAGCCTCAG caggagcagcagcgcCAGCAGCGGTGCCAGCCTGGGGCTCGCGAAGCACGCGTCCCTGTCGCCTCACGGGCCGGGCCCCCACCTCTCTACCTCACACTTGGCGCTCCGCTCGCAGGCCCAGCACCAGCACCACGCGGCGGCCATGTTCGCCGCACCCCCGACACTGCCCCCGCCCCCGGCGCTGCCGGCCAACAGCCTGGTCATCCCAGGACACCCCGCCG ATGCCAGCCTGTTGATCTCATTCAGCCAGCCAATCATGTATTGCCAGCCTCATTCGGGGATTCTGATTG ATCACGAGCTGCTCAGGCAAGAGCTGAACGCGCGTTTTCTGGTCCAGAGCGCCCCCCTGGGCCCGGGAGCTCTGCTGCGGGCGGAGTTCCaccagcaccaacacacacaccagcacacacacCAGCACCAACACACATTCGCCCCCTTCCCTGCcgggccgcccccgccgccgctcCTGCCACACGCCGCACCCCCGCCG TTTGACAAGTACACGCCCAAGCTGGACAGCCCCTACTTCCGACATTCCCAC TTTTTCCCGCCCTTCCCTCCTGCCGTCCCAGGACTGCCCGCCCTGCTCCCACACCCAGGCCCCTTTGGATCCCTGCAGGGTGCTTTTCAGCCCAAG ACTTCAAACCCACTCGAGTTAACAGGCCGGGCCAGTGTGGTTCACACCCTCCTGCAGAAAGCCCCCGGG CAGGTGTCCGACCCGTACCGGACAGCAATCAGG AAGCCGGGGAAGTGGTGCGCTGTGCACGTGCAGATCGCCTGGCAGATCTACCACCATCAGCAGAAGATAAAG ATGCAGCTGGAGCCCCACAAGCTGGACGTGGGCACCAAGCTGGACTTGTTCAGCAGACCCCCTGCCCCGGGTGTGTTCGCCGGATTCCACTACCCACAGGACCTGGCCCGGCCCCTCTTCTCCAGCTCGG GTGCCACCCATCCCGCCGCCAACCCATTCGGACCCTCAGCGCATCCTGGCAGCTTCCTGCCCACTGGTCACTTGACAG ACCCTTTCAGCAGATCAAGCACCTTCGGGGGCCTGGGGAGCCTGGGCAGCAACGCCTTCGGAGGCCTTGGCAGCCACGCGCTGA CTCCCGGCGGCGGCAGCATCTTTGCCCCCAAGGAGGGCCCCACACTGCAtggcctgcccagcccccacgAGGCCTGGAACCGGCTGCACCGAGCGCCACCCTCCTTCCCCACGCCACCCCCGTGGCCCAAGCCTTTAGATGCCGAGCGGGTCTCAGCCCTGACCAACCACAACCGAGAGCTGGACAAGGGCAAGGAGGAGCGGGACCG GGACCTCCTGGAAAAGACACGCCTGCTGAGCCGGGCCTCTCCAGCGGCGCCCGTGGGCCACCCAGGCAGTGGCCTCGTGCTCCGGGGCCAGGGCGATCCGGGCCGGCCCGGGATCCCCGCCGAACGCGAGGCTGAGCTCCGCATCAAGGAGAGCCGCTCCCCGGCCAGGGAGGATGGCCCCAAGCCCAGCAAGATGGCCCTGGGGGAGGGCCTGCGCCTGGCCGGTCTCCTGGGCCGCGAGCCTGGGAAGCCGCAAGAGTCGCTGGCCGAGCAGCCCCAGAGCGACGTGAAGGTCAAGGAGGAGCGCGGTGAGGATGGCGACGTGCCCCCACAGCCTGGCCCGGGCCCCGCGGGCCGCGAGCGCCCGGCCTTCGCGTGGGAGCCGCCGCGCGACGCCTACCGCGGCCCGGAGCTGCCCCGCCGCGCCCCGCCGGGACCGGGCCCCGCCGCCCTCCTCGAGCCGCCCGAGCGCCCCTACCGGGACCGCGAACCGCACGACTACAGCCCCGAGCGCCTGCGGGAGGCGCGCCGCGACGAGCTAGAGCGCGCCCGGGCCGCGCACCTGGACGGCGCGACGCTGCTGCCGGCGCTGGGCGCCCTGCACTACCCGCGCCTCGCGCCCGCCGCGCTGCACAACAGTCTCCTGGCGCGGACCCCGCCCACTGCCGCTGCCGCGCTCGGCGCGCCGCCGCCGCTGGTGGCCGCAGGCGGGCCCCCCACGCCCCCGGGGCAGCCGCGGAGCAGGACTACGCCGCTGGGGGCCCGCGCGCCGGGCGAGGCCCGCGACTACTCCCCGTCCCGCAACCCCCAGGAGGTGGAGGCGCGGTAG